In Juglans microcarpa x Juglans regia isolate MS1-56 chromosome 8D, Jm3101_v1.0, whole genome shotgun sequence, the following are encoded in one genomic region:
- the LOC121241975 gene encoding zinc finger protein JAGGED-like, giving the protein MRPEGNPLDLNNLPDDFRDHGKQVFEDSSSSGYRKKKSGGKDGKDECGKVYECRFCSLKFCKSQALGGHMNRHRQERETETLNRARQLVFSTDNLVSQGPSHLGCCQPIVPGGYHPAGNVGDPTLPLRFPRFYTGSPSTHLPPPVPQAPQPPQPYLYTASPTRPISFRTPYPQRPINDYCVGHVLSGNQQCHPNLSYSPDSSYTCIGAPVGQGFAPGSSSRVSDMLGSGVLGGGGGSGREGSSHNPEEGLNWSRSFAGTQQQLLDPPSSLTRFQDGF; this is encoded by the exons AT GAGACCTGAGGGGAACCCCTTGGACCTCAACAACTTGCCTGATGATTTTAGAGATCATGGTAAACAAGTCTTCGAGGACAGCTCCTCCTCTG GctataggaaaaagaaaagcggCGGAAAGGATGGAAAAGACGAGTGTGGGAAGGTCTATGAGTGTAGGTtttgttccctcaagttctgcAAATCTCAGGCTCTCGGGGGACACATGAACCGCCACCGTCAAG AGAGGGAGACAGAAACACTGAACCGGGCCCGTCAGCTAGTCTTCAGTACCGATAACCTAGTCTCCCAAGGGCCTTCCCATCTAGG CTGCTGCCAACCAATCGTCCCAGGAGGCTATCATCCAGCAGGCAACGTTGGAGACCCAACATTGCCTCTCAGATTTCCAAGATTCTACACTGGATCTCCTTCAACCCATTTACCACCACCAGTACCTCAGGCACCACAACCACCTCAACCATATTTATACACCGCCTCTCCCACTCGCCCAATCTCCTTTCGTACACCTTATCCTCAACGTCCAATCAACGATTACTGTGTTGGCCATGTTCTCAGCGGCAACCAACAATGCCACCCAAACCTAAGCTATTCACCAGACTCTAGCTACACTTGCATTGGTGCACCGGTTGGACAAGGGTTTGCGCCTGGCAGCAGCAGCCGGGTCTCTGACATGCTAGGATCAGGAGTACTGGGAGGAGGGGGAGGCTCTGGTAGAGAAGGGTCATCGCACAATCCCGAGGAGGGATTGAATTGGAGCCGGAGCTTTGCTGGAACACAGCAACAACTTCTGGATCCTCCATCTTCGCTCACTCGGTTTCAAGATGGGTTCTAA